Proteins encoded in a region of the Physeter macrocephalus isolate SW-GA unplaced genomic scaffold, ASM283717v5 random_12084, whole genome shotgun sequence genome:
- the LOC129391984 gene encoding arginine-glutamic acid dipeptide repeats protein-like encodes MECRPVASKDWHHGARENILLCTDCRVHFKKYGELPPIEKPVDPPPFMFKPVKEEDDGPSGKHSMRTRRSRGSVSPRGQAARLLLQVPSRLGDCAHQEEDGGCVSCWVEKQQTPR; translated from the exons ATGGAGTGCCGACCAGTGG CCTCCAAAGACTGGCACCACGGGGCCCGGGAGAACATCCTGCTCTGCACGGACTGCCGCGTCCACTTCAAGAAGTACGGCGAGCTGCCCCCCATTGAGAAGCCCGTGGACCCCCCGCCGTTCATGTTCAAACCTGTGAAAGAGGAAGACGATGGGCCCAGTGGGAAACATAGCATGAGGACACGGCGGAGTCGTGGCTCGGTGAGTCCCCGTGGCCAGGCAGCCAGACTGCTTCTCCAGGTTCCCAGCAGGCTGGGGGATTGCGCCCATCAGGAGGAAGATGGTGGGTGTGTTTCATGTTGGGTAGAGAAACAGCAGACCCCCCGAAG